A region of the Chloroflexota bacterium genome:
GGGGCGTGGCGGAGCCGGGGCCCGACCTACGGTCGGCTCTCGACCACCGCGAGGATGTCCTTCTGGCCGATGATCATGAGGTCCTCGCCGTCAAGCTTGAATTCCGTCCCGGCGTACTTCGCGTAGAGGACCTTGTCGCCCTTCTTCACGTCGATCTGCTCGCGCTTGCCATCGTCGAGGATGCGGCCGGGGCCGACAGCGATGATCGTCCCCTCCTGGGGCTTCTCCTTCGCGGTGTCCGGGATCACGATGCCGCTCTTCGTCGTCTCCTCGCCGGGAGTCGGCTGAACGACGACGCGGTCGCCCAGAGGTCGGAGCTTCTTCATGGTCGACGTGGCGTCGTGCGCGGTCGGCTTCGAGGCGTGGGCGGGTCTGGTCGCGGTCGCGGTGGCCATGGGATGGTTCCTCCTCAAGGTCGTTCTGCGGATGGCGGATGGGGGTTCGCGCGGCCTGCGGCCGAGACGTCCGAGGCGGGCTCTCAGCCGTGCGGGACAAGCCGGGTAATCGTCTCTGCTGAACCGTCGCAATCGTATGGTATTATCTGGACTATGTCAATCGACACCCCGGCCGAATCGCCCGCACGCCTGACCTCGACGTCATACCTCGTGCTGGGCCTGGTCGAGCGCGAAGGTCCATCCACTCCCTACGAGCTCAAGCGCCACGTGGCGACGACCATCGGTCACTTCTGGTCCTTCCCCCACGCGCTGCTCTACAAGGAGCCGCCGCGCCTCGTCGAGCTGGGGCTGTTGACGGAGGAGCGCGAGGCGGATGGGCGGCGACGACGGCTCTTCACGATCACCGGCCGCGGCCGCGCGGCGATCAGGGCGTGGCTCGCGAAGCCCTCCCCGGAACCGACCGAACTGCGCGATGCCGGCCTGCTCCAGCTGTTCTTCGCGGATCTGGGGCCAGCCGACCAGCGCCGGGCTCTGGCGGTCGCTCAGCTCGCGATCCATCGCGCCGTCCTCGCCCGCTACGAGGAGGATCGGCGCGCCGAGGGCCTGCACGACGGATCGGACGCGGCGCCGCGCACCGTCGAGCACTGGCGCGGAGTCACGCTGCCGATGGGCCTCCTCTACGAGCGGGCCGCGGTCCAGTTCTGGGAGGGGATCGCGGCGGGCGCCCGGGTGGATGACACCGCCGCGGAGGGCTGACCCAGGCGTGAGTCGATCTCGAGGCGTGCGACCAGGATGGCCGTCCACCTCGGTCGGCTACGACCAGTCGGGATCGTCCGCCGTCCGGCGACGCTGGTGTCGAGGGGCAGTCCCGATGCTGTCCATGACCTTGCGGAATGATGCAGTCGCGAGGGCGACCACCGAGTCGGCGGCGCCGTAGTAGACGGACAGGCGGTCGGCAGCCGCATCGAGGATCCACCCGCAGGGAAACACGACCTGGCCGACGTCACCGGCGCGCTCATAGGCCGCGCTGGGAGCGAACACCCACTCGTCGCTCCGACGGAGCACGACGCGGGGATCGTCGAGGTCGAGGAGGGCCAGACCGACCCGATAGATGGGACCCGCCGCGGTGGCATGGGCGCCGTGGTAGAGCACGAGCCAGCCCTCCGCGGTCTCGAGTGGGGGCGGTCCCAGGCCGATCTTGCCCGCGTCCCACCATGCGCCATCGCGCGCCTCCAGGAGGAGCTCGTGATCGCCCCAGTGACGGAGGTCGGGCGAGAACGAGATCCACATGTGAGCCCCACCGCGGAGCGGGGACGGCCGATGGATCATCGCCCACCGTCCGCCGATCTGGCGCGGGAAGAGTGCCGCGTCCTTGTCCTCCGGCGGCGTCACCGGACCGAGCCGACGAACCTCGCGGAAGTCGCGCGTCAGGGCCAGGGACACGAGCGGTCCGCGACGGCTGTACGCGGTGTACGCGATGGCCCACTCTTCGCGGTCCGCGAGCCACGTGAGGCGTGGATCCTCGCAGCCCCAGATCTCCTCCGGGTGCTGCTCGACCGGCTGCAGCAGCGGCTCGGCATCGAAACGCCAGGAGGTCGCACCGTCGAGGCTGCGCGCCACCTGGAGGTGCGAGATGCCCCGCAGATCCTCGACCCGGACAAGAAGGATCGTCTCCTCACCGACCCGTGCCGCGCCGGGATTGAAGACCGCGTTGGCGCGGTATGGCAGGTCCGCAGCCGTGAGGATCGGGTTGTTCTCGGCCCGCTGGAGGAGATGGTCCAAGGCTGTCACGCTCCTGTCACTGACACTGCCACGAGACCCGGCGATGCGGCCTCGAGGGTGAAACGGCCGCGCATGGCGCGCATGTGCTCCAGTGCGATCAGCCACATGAGGGTCGACTCGGCGCCCTCGTTGTGGTTCATGCCGACGGGGGTCAGCCCATCGCGGCAGCCCCCTCCCTGCGGGTCCGCGATCGCCAGACCCAGATCGTTCCCGCCGAGGAACCAGGCGTACGCGGCTTCGGCGGCTCGGCGGTAGCGGTCCTCGTGGGTGGCTTCCCAGGCGATCTCGGCTGCGAGCAGCAGCGCCGTGGCCTCGATGGGCTGCTGATCGAAGCGGGCGCGCACCCCATCTCGTGGCCACCACCCCCGGTTGCCGACGGTCGTCAGGTGTCCATCGGAGGCCGTCTGGGCCTCGATCAGCCAGTCGAGGACCTGCCCGCCGAGGCGGACCATGTCCGGCGCGTCGAGGAACTCCCCGCCGCTGATCAACGCTCGCGCCACAAGTCCATTCTCGTACGTCAGCACGGCCTCAGGCCAGGGCCACCGAACGGTCACGGTCGGTCCCTCGAACTCCGCCCGCAAACTCGTCGCCAGTCGCCGGTACGTCGGCGCGATATCGCCTGTCCCGCCGGCCCGCAGGGCGGCGTCGCATGCGAGCAGGGCCGAAGCCCGGGGACGTAACGCCCGCAACCGGAGCGTCGCCGGGAGCGCACGGTGGAACAGGGAGGTCACGGCATGGCGGAACGCCTCGTCGGGTGCTTCCAGCATCGCTTCGGCGAGGGCCAGCACGGCCCGGGCATGGGCGTCCTCGGATCCGGGCGAGTCGAGCCAGGTGCCGTCGACGGCACGGAAGTTCCGGAAGCGGCCGGTCGAGACCTCGAACGCATCCGCGAGGAACCGCTGTGAGCGCCACGCGCTGGCGCTCACAGCCGCCCAGCCCAGCTCACGCCGATGCAGGAGATCGACGGTGAGCGAGCGGCACACGTCGTCCGTGCAGTACCCATGTTCCGGGCTCGGGCGACGTCCCACCGCGTGCTGCATGATCCCGATGGAGTCGGTGAGCGCCTCGAGATGCCGCCGACTGACGGGGTACAGCGGCGCGACGTCAGACACCGATCGGGAACATCGACGCCCGGGCGGTCGCGGCGACCGGCGTCAGTCTCGCGACTCGCTCGAACACGCGCATGTACGCCGCGCCCACCGATCGCCACAGCATCGGACGACTGTATTCGTGGGCCCGACGTCCGACAGCCGTTCGCAGACCCGGATCGGTGAGGAGGTTGGCGACGGCGTCGGCAAGGGCCCCGGGGGAGCGCGGCGGGACGAGCACGCCACGTCCGTCGGCCAACAGCTCGGTCGCATATGTGTACGGCGTCGACACCACGGCTCGGCCGGCGCCCATCGCGTAGGAAAGTGTGCCGGACACGATCTGGTCGAGGTTCGGGTACGGCGTGACGAAGACGTCTGCCGCCTGGAGCCATCGCCCGAGCTCCCCCCGGCTCACAAAACGATCGACGAACCGCACGTGGTCGCCCATGCGGAGCGAATCGGTCCGTGCGACCAGGCTCCGACGATAGGCCTCCCCTTCCCGTCGGAGCAGGTCCGGGTGGGTCGCCCCAAGCACCACGTAGCAGGCATCGGGCACGTCGCGCACGATGGCCGGCATGGCCTCGATCGCCAGTTCATACCCTTTGCCCGGGCCGAGCAGCCCGAAGCTCAGCAGGACGCGCCGGCCGACCAGGCCCAGGGCCGGTTTGGCGGAGTCCGGGTCGACGAGCTTCAGATCCGGGACTCCGTGTGGCACGACCTCCACCCGGCTCGAGTCGACGTCATAGACGGTGGTCAGGAGCGACGCGGCGGACTCGGACATCACCACGGTCGTCGCCACGTCCCGCACGAGCCGCGAGAGGATACGACGCTGGGACGGGGTCGGGTGCCGAAGGACCGTATGGAGCGTGGCGACGACCGGCCTGTCGAGGGCGGCGACGAAGTCCAGGACCCGGGCACCATCGTCGCCACCCCAGATGCCGTACTCGTGCTGGATCGAGACGACATCCACATCGCAGTCGCGGAGCGCTCGGGCCGTCCGCGTGTAGTCGGCATCCACGTCCCGCCGGATGCGATGGTGGACTTCCACCGGGTACGGCTCCACCTGGCCGGCCGGCTGGAGGGCGACGATCTCGTGCGCTCCGGCGACGGAGGCCAGGTCGCGGGTGAACGTCGCGATCCCGCAGCGCCGGGGTGGATAGGTCGACACGAATGCCGTCCGGATGCCCATGCAGCGCTCCTCTCGGGATGCAGATGCCGAGCAGGGCGAACAAGGAGTTCGGCTGGACGACGGGTGCGGATGCCGGTGATCTGGTCGTGCGCCTGGCCAGCCGGCAACCGCGTCTGGCTGACACATGGTACCGCCGGAACCCGAAGGTGACCGACGTCGCGCTCGATCCGTCCGGGCGGCTGCTCCGTCTCAGGATTTTCTCATCGGTCGGCGGCGAGACTGGGCGGGTCGCCCGC
Encoded here:
- the groES gene encoding co-chaperone GroES is translated as MKKLRPLGDRVVVQPTPGEETTKSGIVIPDTAKEKPQEGTIIAVGPGRILDDGKREQIDVKKGDKVLYAKYAGTEFKLDGEDLMIIGQKDILAVVESRP
- a CDS encoding PadR family transcriptional regulator, which gives rise to MSIDTPAESPARLTSTSYLVLGLVEREGPSTPYELKRHVATTIGHFWSFPHALLYKEPPRLVELGLLTEEREADGRRRRLFTITGRGRAAIRAWLAKPSPEPTELRDAGLLQLFFADLGPADQRRALAVAQLAIHRAVLARYEEDRRAEGLHDGSDAAPRTVEHWRGVTLPMGLLYERAAVQFWEGIAAGARVDDTAAEG
- a CDS encoding glycosidase gives rise to the protein MTALDHLLQRAENNPILTAADLPYRANAVFNPGAARVGEETILLVRVEDLRGISHLQVARSLDGATSWRFDAEPLLQPVEQHPEEIWGCEDPRLTWLADREEWAIAYTAYSRRGPLVSLALTRDFREVRRLGPVTPPEDKDAALFPRQIGGRWAMIHRPSPLRGGAHMWISFSPDLRHWGDHELLLEARDGAWWDAGKIGLGPPPLETAEGWLVLYHGAHATAAGPIYRVGLALLDLDDPRVVLRRSDEWVFAPSAAYERAGDVGQVVFPCGWILDAAADRLSVYYGAADSVVALATASFRKVMDSIGTAPRHQRRRTADDPDWS
- a CDS encoding glycosyltransferase family 4 protein — protein: MGIRTAFVSTYPPRRCGIATFTRDLASVAGAHEIVALQPAGQVEPYPVEVHHRIRRDVDADYTRTARALRDCDVDVVSIQHEYGIWGGDDGARVLDFVAALDRPVVATLHTVLRHPTPSQRRILSRLVRDVATTVVMSESAASLLTTVYDVDSSRVEVVPHGVPDLKLVDPDSAKPALGLVGRRVLLSFGLLGPGKGYELAIEAMPAIVRDVPDACYVVLGATHPDLLRREGEAYRRSLVARTDSLRMGDHVRFVDRFVSRGELGRWLQAADVFVTPYPNLDQIVSGTLSYAMGAGRAVVSTPYTYATELLADGRGVLVPPRSPGALADAVANLLTDPGLRTAVGRRAHEYSRPMLWRSVGAAYMRVFERVARLTPVAATARASMFPIGV